The following coding sequences are from one Rutidosis leptorrhynchoides isolate AG116_Rl617_1_P2 chromosome 11, CSIRO_AGI_Rlap_v1, whole genome shotgun sequence window:
- the LOC139875927 gene encoding putative F-box/FBD/LRR-repeat protein At5g52460 — MPPFIRYNKRAKLFYPNSYRSTSSSNIKVKEFHDSVDKALALHQGMPIQKFVLCFMDEHCDYSRLNNWLRTIVCCLVQQLELNLVTSSMHGVSARINILKNCNTLIELTLRGKFVLDMPESKGVLFPSLKKLNLHFIVYYSEPLMKLISQCPVLEELFVENRIESYYERLNTFKEAFTTKHILIREIRVMPLFPNLVKLLIGINGPWEWDFLMVLLNNMPNLEHITFTHGLLCVDKIFGNYNPPVIKTPPPSCLLSNMKEIIILRLKAVTCEEVALIRYLLNTAKNLEIFKMNAPKIGRNRRKEILSFSRGSKCCRVQFV, encoded by the exons ATGCCGCCTTTTATCCGTTATAACAAACGAGCGAAATTGTTTTACCCAAATTCTTATAGGTCTACATCTTCGTCCAATATAAAAGTCAAAGAGTTCCATGATTCAGTAGATAAAGCCTTAGCTCTTCATCAGGGTATGCCAATTCAAAAGTTTGTTCTTTGTTTTATGGATGAACATTGTGATTACAGTCGTCTCAATAATTGGCTTCGTACCATTGTTTGTTGTCTAGTTCAACAACTAGAGCTTAATTTGGTTACTAGTAGTATGCATGGTGTTAGTGCTCGTATAAATATATTGAAGAACTGTAATACTCTCATTGAATTAACATTAAGAGGCAAATTTGTGTTGGATATGCCTGAAAGTAAAGGCGTGTTGTTTCCGTCTTTAAAAAAACTCAATCTTCATTTTATTGTTTACTATAGCGAACCTCTGATGAAGTTGATTTCTCAATGTCCCGTATTAGAAGAATTATTTGTGGAGAATCGAATTGAATCATATTATGAACGCCTTAACACGTTTAAG GAGGCTTTTACCACAAAACACATTTTAATTAGGGAAATTAGGGTCATGCCCTTGTTTCCAAACTTAGTCAAGCTTTTGATTGGTATCAATGGTCCTTGGGAGTGGGATTTCTTGATGGTTCTCTTAAATAATATGCCTAATCTTGAGCATATTACCTTTACTCAT GGGCTTCTATGTGTAGACAAGATCTTTGGGAACTATAACCCACCAGTAATAAAGACACCTCCACCTTCTTGTTTGCTttcaaacatgaaagaaatcataaTACTTAGGCTGAAAGCTGTTACATGTGAAGAGGTTGCCTTAATTAGGTATCTGCTTAATACTGCAAAAAATCTGGAGATATTTAAAATGAATGCTCCTAAAATCGGTCGTAACAGACGTAAAGAGATATTGAGTTTCTCTCGTGGCTCCAAATGTTGCCGGGTCCAATTTGTTTGA